The genomic stretch aacagatatttaaaaaaaattgtgttttgtttgaagttttaatataaatcatttgtGTACTTAGATTTGGtttcttgttaaatttattaaaattattcgaaTCGAAAAGCAGGTTAATAACCAACCGTTAAATGAATTATCCTTACAAGTTTGTctgttaaaattagaaaattcgATATTTGCAATTAAGGAACACTACTCTGGTAGAGTTGTAACTAGAATGATAGAAGACATTTTGAAATGTCAACTGAAAAAGTTGAATTTCAATACTGAAACCTTttgttaaaatgaattatatagaGTGTATTTTTTACTAGACCATAgttgcaaataatttatatagaattaattaatttttacttattatacatTCATTGATTCAGCTTaggcgaagcctatcactcgtggttacggaaaaattgtatttctttctaTCTGTCTGAACAAAATCTGcaaaacgaactgacctaaagacttgaaactccctcaagtttcatttctatattataaatactgagttcaataatggtgcatgtcatttcATTGCATTTGGCTCAGCATTAGTGAGTAGTGTAACATAGGGTTACATATGGGTAACAATGTTGGCAACAATAAAGTAACAGAACAAATTGACTTGCAAACAAACTCAGTGTACTCATAAGAgactaaaaatatgatatatcacacatgtagcctaactattacACGtcatacaacataattttaggtaGGTGCGTAGACGTTTGAATATATGGAACaatctaaatgtattatttgGCAAGCTGTCTTGACAAATACTTAACCTcaaaacttgaaatttgcataaaaccttatttatacatagacaagaataacttctatgatggttcatgtccaTAGATCATAGAAATCATAACCATCATACGACGCCTGAGCGTCGTAGTAATGAAAAAGTTTTAGAAGTTAATGTTTTTCCTTAACGTGGTTAAGTGGTATTTACTTTCACAATAGGGCTAGGTAGTGAATTTATTTAAGGGTCGTATAATCAGCATTCCCAAAACCAAGTTCATTTATGATAACCCAAGTATTACAggaattactatttttttattgccGTAATGATATTGTTTAATACGCAAACATTTGAAAGCCCGCCACCTGAAACATCTTGAGATATATTGCACTACAATACAGTAATCTTATTCATAAACCGGTGCTgctttgcaaaaaaaaaaaaaaaaaaaaaaaaaaaaaaaaaaaaaaaaaacactatttacttgTTTAACAACTTCCTAAAAACcacgtttacaaaaatatacatattttagccAAACACGATTAATGAAATACACTTCGAACATGTGGAATCGTTTCTTGCATGCATTGcaagtaattattaaatgtatggCAAGTACATGGTAACCATCAATGACATCGTAAAACACAATATAGTTGTAAATATTCTTTACTAAaacattatcattaataaatttgtacGAACATAgtataaaatgaaacatatttaatacgTTACCCTAAGGAATGGTTAAACTGCTGTCACCGGAATAAAATATCCTTTACATATTGAGTgttgaataaacatttatataaacagagatcgtaaatattaaaatgagatgttaaaacaattgttataaaagcaaattttgcgtcaaagttttaaataagtgTGACATTACTTTACTGTTATGTCTAGAAATAATGTATGTTATTTGTGTGAAACTGAAATTCTAGCCATTACACCTTTCTTACTTATTGAATCGTTACATTTAACTGCAATATATTGCAATTTCTCAAACATaactataacaatttttcattaaGTCAAAAATATTGTCGTGGATTATTAAAACTGTGAATAATAAAATGAAGTGAGCAGTTCGtactgtttaacatttttatccttCTTTGTTTAGGTTTCCGTCTCGAGGTGTCAATAATCATGTTGGTGTCTCTTGTGTTGGCATGCCTGAGTCTTCTGGTCATCTGCGAGACCGAAGGTCGTGGCCTAATAAATTCCGTTCCTTGTTATGACGCAGTGATAAACAAGATCAAGGCAAGCGATCCAGTCTACGACAGAAACAAGTGGGACAGTCTTCCAGACAATATAAAGAAACACAGAGGAAATGTTCTTCACGAAGACAGGAGAATCAACGCACCTATGTAAGTTAACTTGCAgggactaatataaaaataaataattatttatatagttttatgtaaattttttaggtcggcaataaataaaattagtgcaCACATTAGTCGTTACAAGTATAACAGGCTATAAATATAATTGAGTTTTGTTCATATAcgttatgtaataaaatacatactgcATTACAGCCGAATTCGATCAATAGGTTCTTTGACCAATGTGCAGGTGAGACTCTATTGCATGAACAGATAACAGTAGTTATTCATTATACAACCAATCTTATTTTGTGGGTTTCATGTCAAAAATAACAAGTCACACAactataatatcatataaaaataattagggCAAGAATACAAACTTCGTGTTGAATTGTTTCGTCGTTTTATCTTATATAATTAGGAACGATCAGTTCGGTGATCCGTCACGTCTTGTCGGCGAGTCTGTTTATACCCAATGTAAGGCTTTAGGCTATCGGGTATAATAGATTGGAGGACGTCTAAGGCAGTCAGAAGTTCGTTTAGTGATGctcttattttgttataaaaataaatataggttaaaatatgAGTCAGGTAGGTTAATAAACGTACAGGAAAGTTATGGATTTAACTGAAGTAGTTATACAAAAATAAGCTATACGTTGCTATGAATTGAGGCACGTCAAAAGTGAGCGCTGCGAGGCTTTCCGGTTACTTTGGAGTGGTGTGATGTGAACTTCCCGTCTCTCCCACTAGTGATGGGAAGAACGGGTCTTTGGAATGATCTGGCGTATTCTGATCAGATCACTGAAATGAACCGGCTCATGAGCCGGATCTTCAAATCATTCAAATCACTTATGTCACGCACTCAAGTACGCCGTGCCGTCTGCGCGATCAGCTCATCAAGGGTACCAAttacaaattatcaattaatttagtAACCTATTTCATCTTGATGCAATCaattattttagttcataaattaagtgttgttttcaatataaaaaaaatttaaatttatttcaataaaatttcgtCCCCGTGTACCATGAAATataattgtaagaaaaattatCGTTATTATTATCTGTACTGTAAAATAGGTTTTAATGGTCAAAGATTTGTCAATaaactataatagttttaaacgtAGTGTAACTGTCATCCATAATAAATTCAGATTTATAACGGGTTTCCTCTATGTCTAGTGGATCACTCAGATCATAAAGAACTACGAGAACCGAAGAATAAGACTGGCTGGCGACTATCGGCACGCAGGTCGCGACGCGATGGTTCGTTCAGTCAGGAGTCAGCTCACCAAATGACCCGGCTCATTTCATCAGATGATCTGACGGATCTTAGATCATTACGCGACCCAGATCCTTGAGGCGATTCGCTCATGATCTGCGTATTACTATCTCTCACTTGCTCCGTTGATGCAGTTGCAAGTCATCAGTTGGTGCCTCTGTTCGGGTCCTCTCACTAGAGTCGGAACTATTGAACTATAGTCCGCTTTCAAAGTTCAGCTCTGCTGACAACGGAAGAGGAATGAATGATCACTCGAAATAGCAATACAGAACATGCTTAAATATTAACAGAGACGGTTGTTTATCTTGAAAGCTTGCAAATATCATGGAAGGAAACAGCGCACATGGTAGTCGTTACGCAACTCTTAAAGTCGgccctcagaactaactgaactAATCCCTCATCTACCAACTCCTTGCAAGTAACAAAATCAAACTCTATGGTTGGGTAAGTTCTTGTAATGTGTAACCGTACATGGAGGTTGGTTAATTTCTTGTAATGTTTAACCGAAGAGTGAAGAATGTAAGAGTGTAAAACATAAGAGTAGTCGGAATAATGGATAAGTACCGATTTAActgaatatgtattaatattatgacATTTTGTTATTGCAGAAAGGTAATCGACCAGTTCGTGCAAGGTGATGCAATAAAATACCAACACGTCAGTATTGTTTGTGAGTTGAAAATGGACGGACTCAAGTGGGGCAACTATTGGTTGAACGACGCCTTTGATACGCGTTGGCCTGGAGAGGTCGGGTACATAATCCTACCCTCCGACAACCACTTCTTGTTCTTCATACGCACTACGAGGAGAAGTCACAGCGTCAGGTACCGAATACAGTTCTTCGCCCAGGCTACCAAGCCAAAATACTCGGCATCGTTTACTTGTGTACAGGTCAATACACTGTTTGACAGCGGTACTGGTTTAGCTGTTGATAACGGTTGTGAGTTCCGTAATTGGCCATCTAATTAAGGAAAGTCTTcactttaattggaaaattaaataaatgttattttgttaaaagttaggaaaataaatcttttgtgTGTACTGTTTCATTAATCCATTTTTCCTAACCACCAATGACAGTTTTGTTGTAAAGGcactaaaaatatgttattactatGACTCATACTGACTAGCCTGAAAATTTATCTCGAAACTCAGCAATGGAGGatataatatgtgtttattaaaagtaaaaaagaaaagtatGTAAAATGCCATGCAAACTTAtggttaagaagccctctctcaCAATTAACATGAGACTCTGTAGTATAGAGATTAAGGGGGCGAAATCTACGCTGAGGTTATGTTAATATCAACAATACTAAAAGTAAACGCTATTGATTGTCATTACttgcaaataaaaaatgaatttaccaATACAAACCAAAgctaaaatacatatatgtacTCATAAGTGGTTGGTGACTACCTATTATTTTGTTAGAGAATGACTCGTCTATCTAAAACTCACTTACTAAACTGAAGGTTCTGTACAGAGTATTCAATTATTAGGTTCCTATTTGTCTAAGGGAGAGCCCTATTGAGATGTGAAGGGTAGATCATCCGTCTGTTCCTCCATCTGTATCTATGATACATGCTGATATAAAGTCATAGAGACTTCAGATGTGGGATTTGTGGATGTGTTCTTGATCCAAAGAAGAACTCTATTTACTTTGGGGTCAAAAGATCAAGTCAGATCGTCTGTCTGTTTAACGATATGATAGTACATTCGTTCTATTCTTGCCTTCTGTCAAGCTTTTTGATACTCCGTTATGCTGGTCTATTTATAACACTATTTGTGCCTATTTGTTTATTCACTGTCTGACAccataaaacaaacataaaaatgtaagcAACAATATTATGAAGGAAT from Homalodisca vitripennis isolate AUS2020 chromosome 2, UT_GWSS_2.1, whole genome shotgun sequence encodes the following:
- the LOC124356235 gene encoding uncharacterized protein LOC124356235, producing MLVSLVLACLSLLVICETEGRGLINSVPCYDAVINKIKASDPVYDRNKWDSLPDNIKKHRGNVLHEDRRINAPIKVIDQFVQGDAIKYQHVSIVCELKMDGLKWGNYWLNDAFDTRWPGEVGYIILPSDNHFLFFIRTTRRSHSVRYRIQFFAQATKPKYSASFTCVQVNTLFDSGTGLAVDNGCEFRNWPSN